In Populus nigra chromosome 10, ddPopNigr1.1, whole genome shotgun sequence, the following proteins share a genomic window:
- the LOC133705266 gene encoding putative potassium transporter 12 isoform X4, with product MSAVSGLQGEISWFGTNAVVVVSIIILVGLFSIQQFGTGKVGFLFAPVLGLWFFSLGSIGIYNLVKHDSSVIKALNPAYIYFFFKKNSSAAWSALGGCVLCITGAEAMFADLGHFSVESIQIAFTCVVFPCLLLAYMGQASNLMKYPDSASRIFYDSIPESLFWPVFVIATLAAMIASQAMISATFSCVKQAMSLGCFPRLKIVHTSRKLMGQIYIPVINYFLMIMCIVVVSIFRRTTDIANAYGIAEVGVMIVSTTLVTLVMLLIWKTNLFLALCFPLVFGSVELVYLSAVLSKIKEGGWLPLVFATFFLCVMYTWNYGSVLKYQSEVREKISMDFMLELGSTLGTVRVPGIGLLYNELVQGIPSIFGQFLLSLPAIHSTIVFVCIKYVPVPVVPQEERFLFRRVCPKDYHIFQCVARYGYKDVRKVDHHVFEQLLVESLEKFLRREAQDLAMESNLNEHFDDSVSERSRDSGAAGGDGTEELRVPLMHDHRLEAPGTSIPEDTSSALPASVMSFDEDPGLEYELSALREAMDSGFTYLLAHGDVRAKKNSLFFKKLVINYLYAFLRNNCRAGAANMSVPHMNIMQVAMTYMV from the exons ATGTCGGCCGTGAGCGGTCTGCAAGGTGAAATATCCTGGTTTGGTACAA ATGCTGTGGTTGTTGTCTCAATCATAATCCTTGTGGGGCTGTTCAGCATACAGCAGTTTGGAACAGGGAAGGTGGGTTTCCTGTTTGCTCCGGTACTTGGTCTGTGGTTCTTTTCTCTGGGTTCCATTGGGATTTACAATCTAGTGAAGCATGATAGCAGCGTCATCAAGGCACTCAATCCAgcttatatctattttttcttcaaaaagaaCAGTAGTGCTGCTTGGTCAGCTCTTGGTGGCTGCGTTCTGTGCATTACAG GAGCTGAAGCCATGTTCGCTGACTTGGGGCATTTTTCCGTAGAATCCATACAG ATTGCCTTTACTTGTGTAGTGTTTCCCTGTCTTCTCCTGGCTTACATGGGTCAGGCTTCAAATTTGATGAAATATCCCGATTCAGCAAGCAGAATATTCTACGATTCTATTCCAG AGAGCCTTTTCTGGCCAGTCTTTGTCATTGCCACCCTCGCTGCCATGATTGCCAGCCAAGCAATGATATCTGCTACATTTTCGTGTGTTAAGCAAGCAATGTCTCTTGGATGCTTCCCAAGGTTGAAGATAGTTCACACCTCAAGGAAGCTGATGGGCCAAATTTATATCCCTGtaatcaattattttctaatgataATGTGCATTGTTGTGGTTTCAATCTTCCGAAGAACAACAGATATTGCCAATGCATATG GCATAGCTGAAGTTGGTGTGATGATTGTGAGCACCACGCTGGTGACACTTGTGATGCTTCTAATTTGGAAGACCAACTTGTTCCTGGCTTTGTGTTTCCCGTTAGTGTTTGGGTCTGTAGAGCTCGTTTACTTGTCTGCAGTTTTATCAAAAATCAAAGAGGGAGGTTGGCTTCCGCTTGTTTTTGCTACGTTCTTTCTATGTGTGATGTACACTTGGAATTATGGGAGCGTGTTGAAGTACCAGAGTGAGGTGAGAGAGAAGATTTCCATGGATTTTATGCTTGAACTTGGCTCCACCCTTGGAACTGTAAGAGTTCCAGGAATCGGACTGCTGTACAATGAGCTTGTCCAAGGCATTCCCTCAATTTTTGGGCAGTTCCTGCTTAGCCTTCCAGCAATCCACTCTACTATAGTATTTGTTTGCATCAAGTATGTTCCTGTGCCAGTGGTCCCTCAAGAGGAAAGGTTTCTTTTCCGTAGAGTTTGTCCGAAGGACTACCATATATTCCAATGTGTTGCCCGATACGGTTACAAAGATGTCAGGAAGGTAGATCACCATGTGTTTGAGCAACTTTTAGTTGAAAGCCTTGAGAAGTTCTTGAGGAGAGAGGCTCAAGATCTTGCCATGGAGAGCAATTTGAACGAGCACTTTGATGATAGTGTTTCCGAGAGGTCAAGGGATTCTGGAGCTGCGGGTGGTGATGGGACAGAGGAACTTAGGGTTCCTTTAATGCATGATCATAGATTGGAAGCCCCGGGAACTTCTATTCCCGAAGACACTTCATCAGCATTGCCCGCAAGTGTAATGTCCTTCGATGAAGACCCAGGTCTGGAGTATGAGCTTTCAGCTCTTCGAGAAGCAATGGATTCGGGATTTACTTATTTATTGGCTCACGGGGATGTGAGGGCAAAGAAAAACTCCCTTTTCTTCAAGAAACTGGTTATTAACTACCTCTATGCATTCTTGAGGAATAATTGTAGAGCTGGTGCTGCTAATATGAGTGTACCCCACATGAATATCATGCAAGTGGCGATGACATATATGGTCTGA
- the LOC133705266 gene encoding putative potassium transporter 12 isoform X2, producing MLPNRQPADENISSFKLKLPTPELERALKIKETLEKRSSLKTLLLLLVLTGTSMVIGDGILTPAMSVMSAVSGLQGEISWFGTNAVVVVSIIILVGLFSIQQFGTGKVGFLFAPVLGLWFFSLGSIGIYNLVKHDSSVIKALNPAYIYFFFKKNSSAAWSALGGCVLCITGAEAMFADLGHFSVESIQIAFTCVVFPCLLLAYMGQASNLMKYPDSASRIFYDSIPESLFWPVFVIATLAAMIASQAMISATFSCVKQAMSLGCFPRLKIVHTSRKLMGQIYIPVINYFLMIMCIVVVSIFRRTTDIANAYGIAEVGVMIVSTTLVTLVMLLIWKTNLFLALCFPLVFGSVELVYLSAVLSKIKEGGWLPLVFATFFLCVMYTWNYGSVLKYQSEVREKISMDFMLELGSTLGTVRVPGIGLLYNELVQGIPSIFGQFLLSLPAIHSTIVFVCIKYVPVPVVPQEERFLFRRVCPKDYHIFQCVARYGYKDVRKVDHHVFEQLLVESLEKFLRREAQDLAMESNLNEHFDDSVSERSRDSGAAGGDGTEELRVPLMHDHRLEAPGTSIPEDTSSALPASVMSFDEDPGLEYELSALREAMDSGFTYLLAHGDVRAKKNSLFFKKLVINYLYAFLRNNCRAGAANMSVPHMNIMQVAMTYMV from the exons ATGCTGCCAAATCGACAGCCAGCTGATgaaaatatttcaagttttaagcTCAAATTGCCCACACCAGAACTGGAGAGGGctttaaagataaaagaaactTTGGAGAAAAGATCATCCTTGAAAACACTGCTTTTGCTTTTGGTTCTGACAGGAACTTCCATGGTCATAGGAGATGGTATTCTTACCCCCGCAATGTCAG TGATGTCGGCCGTGAGCGGTCTGCAAGGTGAAATATCCTGGTTTGGTACAA ATGCTGTGGTTGTTGTCTCAATCATAATCCTTGTGGGGCTGTTCAGCATACAGCAGTTTGGAACAGGGAAGGTGGGTTTCCTGTTTGCTCCGGTACTTGGTCTGTGGTTCTTTTCTCTGGGTTCCATTGGGATTTACAATCTAGTGAAGCATGATAGCAGCGTCATCAAGGCACTCAATCCAgcttatatctattttttcttcaaaaagaaCAGTAGTGCTGCTTGGTCAGCTCTTGGTGGCTGCGTTCTGTGCATTACAG GAGCTGAAGCCATGTTCGCTGACTTGGGGCATTTTTCCGTAGAATCCATACAG ATTGCCTTTACTTGTGTAGTGTTTCCCTGTCTTCTCCTGGCTTACATGGGTCAGGCTTCAAATTTGATGAAATATCCCGATTCAGCAAGCAGAATATTCTACGATTCTATTCCAG AGAGCCTTTTCTGGCCAGTCTTTGTCATTGCCACCCTCGCTGCCATGATTGCCAGCCAAGCAATGATATCTGCTACATTTTCGTGTGTTAAGCAAGCAATGTCTCTTGGATGCTTCCCAAGGTTGAAGATAGTTCACACCTCAAGGAAGCTGATGGGCCAAATTTATATCCCTGtaatcaattattttctaatgataATGTGCATTGTTGTGGTTTCAATCTTCCGAAGAACAACAGATATTGCCAATGCATATG GCATAGCTGAAGTTGGTGTGATGATTGTGAGCACCACGCTGGTGACACTTGTGATGCTTCTAATTTGGAAGACCAACTTGTTCCTGGCTTTGTGTTTCCCGTTAGTGTTTGGGTCTGTAGAGCTCGTTTACTTGTCTGCAGTTTTATCAAAAATCAAAGAGGGAGGTTGGCTTCCGCTTGTTTTTGCTACGTTCTTTCTATGTGTGATGTACACTTGGAATTATGGGAGCGTGTTGAAGTACCAGAGTGAGGTGAGAGAGAAGATTTCCATGGATTTTATGCTTGAACTTGGCTCCACCCTTGGAACTGTAAGAGTTCCAGGAATCGGACTGCTGTACAATGAGCTTGTCCAAGGCATTCCCTCAATTTTTGGGCAGTTCCTGCTTAGCCTTCCAGCAATCCACTCTACTATAGTATTTGTTTGCATCAAGTATGTTCCTGTGCCAGTGGTCCCTCAAGAGGAAAGGTTTCTTTTCCGTAGAGTTTGTCCGAAGGACTACCATATATTCCAATGTGTTGCCCGATACGGTTACAAAGATGTCAGGAAGGTAGATCACCATGTGTTTGAGCAACTTTTAGTTGAAAGCCTTGAGAAGTTCTTGAGGAGAGAGGCTCAAGATCTTGCCATGGAGAGCAATTTGAACGAGCACTTTGATGATAGTGTTTCCGAGAGGTCAAGGGATTCTGGAGCTGCGGGTGGTGATGGGACAGAGGAACTTAGGGTTCCTTTAATGCATGATCATAGATTGGAAGCCCCGGGAACTTCTATTCCCGAAGACACTTCATCAGCATTGCCCGCAAGTGTAATGTCCTTCGATGAAGACCCAGGTCTGGAGTATGAGCTTTCAGCTCTTCGAGAAGCAATGGATTCGGGATTTACTTATTTATTGGCTCACGGGGATGTGAGGGCAAAGAAAAACTCCCTTTTCTTCAAGAAACTGGTTATTAACTACCTCTATGCATTCTTGAGGAATAATTGTAGAGCTGGTGCTGCTAATATGAGTGTACCCCACATGAATATCATGCAAGTGGCGATGACATATATGGTCTGA
- the LOC133705266 gene encoding putative potassium transporter 12 isoform X1, which produces MEIAGAHHHHSKDLSVWKTLAMAFQTLGVVYGDLGTSPLYVFTDVFSKVPIKSEVDILGALSLVIYTISLIPLAKYVFVVLKANDNGEGGTFALYSLICRYAKVNMLPNRQPADENISSFKLKLPTPELERALKIKETLEKRSSLKTLLLLLVLTGTSMVIGDGILTPAMSVMSAVSGLQGEISWFGTNAVVVVSIIILVGLFSIQQFGTGKVGFLFAPVLGLWFFSLGSIGIYNLVKHDSSVIKALNPAYIYFFFKKNSSAAWSALGGCVLCITGAEAMFADLGHFSVESIQIAFTCVVFPCLLLAYMGQASNLMKYPDSASRIFYDSIPESLFWPVFVIATLAAMIASQAMISATFSCVKQAMSLGCFPRLKIVHTSRKLMGQIYIPVINYFLMIMCIVVVSIFRRTTDIANAYGIAEVGVMIVSTTLVTLVMLLIWKTNLFLALCFPLVFGSVELVYLSAVLSKIKEGGWLPLVFATFFLCVMYTWNYGSVLKYQSEVREKISMDFMLELGSTLGTVRVPGIGLLYNELVQGIPSIFGQFLLSLPAIHSTIVFVCIKYVPVPVVPQEERFLFRRVCPKDYHIFQCVARYGYKDVRKVDHHVFEQLLVESLEKFLRREAQDLAMESNLNEHFDDSVSERSRDSGAAGGDGTEELRVPLMHDHRLEAPGTSIPEDTSSALPASVMSFDEDPGLEYELSALREAMDSGFTYLLAHGDVRAKKNSLFFKKLVINYLYAFLRNNCRAGAANMSVPHMNIMQVAMTYMV; this is translated from the exons ATGGAGATTGCTGGTGCTCACCACCACCACTCTAAG GACCTTTCAGTTTGGAAAACTCTTGCAATGGCTTTTCAGACACTTGGTGTGGTGTATGGTGACCTGGGCACAAGCCCTCTCTATGTCTTTACTGATGTTTTCAGCAAGGTGCCCATCAAGTCAGAAGTTGATATCTTGGGAGCATTGTCATTAGTTATTTACACGATTTCTCTCATTCCATTagcaaaatatgtttttgtagtGCTCAAAGCAAATGATAATGGGGAAG GAGGAACATTTGCTCTCTACTCACTGATCTGCAGATATGCAAAGGTTAATATGCTGCCAAATCGACAGCCAGCTGATgaaaatatttcaagttttaagcTCAAATTGCCCACACCAGAACTGGAGAGGGctttaaagataaaagaaactTTGGAGAAAAGATCATCCTTGAAAACACTGCTTTTGCTTTTGGTTCTGACAGGAACTTCCATGGTCATAGGAGATGGTATTCTTACCCCCGCAATGTCAG TGATGTCGGCCGTGAGCGGTCTGCAAGGTGAAATATCCTGGTTTGGTACAA ATGCTGTGGTTGTTGTCTCAATCATAATCCTTGTGGGGCTGTTCAGCATACAGCAGTTTGGAACAGGGAAGGTGGGTTTCCTGTTTGCTCCGGTACTTGGTCTGTGGTTCTTTTCTCTGGGTTCCATTGGGATTTACAATCTAGTGAAGCATGATAGCAGCGTCATCAAGGCACTCAATCCAgcttatatctattttttcttcaaaaagaaCAGTAGTGCTGCTTGGTCAGCTCTTGGTGGCTGCGTTCTGTGCATTACAG GAGCTGAAGCCATGTTCGCTGACTTGGGGCATTTTTCCGTAGAATCCATACAG ATTGCCTTTACTTGTGTAGTGTTTCCCTGTCTTCTCCTGGCTTACATGGGTCAGGCTTCAAATTTGATGAAATATCCCGATTCAGCAAGCAGAATATTCTACGATTCTATTCCAG AGAGCCTTTTCTGGCCAGTCTTTGTCATTGCCACCCTCGCTGCCATGATTGCCAGCCAAGCAATGATATCTGCTACATTTTCGTGTGTTAAGCAAGCAATGTCTCTTGGATGCTTCCCAAGGTTGAAGATAGTTCACACCTCAAGGAAGCTGATGGGCCAAATTTATATCCCTGtaatcaattattttctaatgataATGTGCATTGTTGTGGTTTCAATCTTCCGAAGAACAACAGATATTGCCAATGCATATG GCATAGCTGAAGTTGGTGTGATGATTGTGAGCACCACGCTGGTGACACTTGTGATGCTTCTAATTTGGAAGACCAACTTGTTCCTGGCTTTGTGTTTCCCGTTAGTGTTTGGGTCTGTAGAGCTCGTTTACTTGTCTGCAGTTTTATCAAAAATCAAAGAGGGAGGTTGGCTTCCGCTTGTTTTTGCTACGTTCTTTCTATGTGTGATGTACACTTGGAATTATGGGAGCGTGTTGAAGTACCAGAGTGAGGTGAGAGAGAAGATTTCCATGGATTTTATGCTTGAACTTGGCTCCACCCTTGGAACTGTAAGAGTTCCAGGAATCGGACTGCTGTACAATGAGCTTGTCCAAGGCATTCCCTCAATTTTTGGGCAGTTCCTGCTTAGCCTTCCAGCAATCCACTCTACTATAGTATTTGTTTGCATCAAGTATGTTCCTGTGCCAGTGGTCCCTCAAGAGGAAAGGTTTCTTTTCCGTAGAGTTTGTCCGAAGGACTACCATATATTCCAATGTGTTGCCCGATACGGTTACAAAGATGTCAGGAAGGTAGATCACCATGTGTTTGAGCAACTTTTAGTTGAAAGCCTTGAGAAGTTCTTGAGGAGAGAGGCTCAAGATCTTGCCATGGAGAGCAATTTGAACGAGCACTTTGATGATAGTGTTTCCGAGAGGTCAAGGGATTCTGGAGCTGCGGGTGGTGATGGGACAGAGGAACTTAGGGTTCCTTTAATGCATGATCATAGATTGGAAGCCCCGGGAACTTCTATTCCCGAAGACACTTCATCAGCATTGCCCGCAAGTGTAATGTCCTTCGATGAAGACCCAGGTCTGGAGTATGAGCTTTCAGCTCTTCGAGAAGCAATGGATTCGGGATTTACTTATTTATTGGCTCACGGGGATGTGAGGGCAAAGAAAAACTCCCTTTTCTTCAAGAAACTGGTTATTAACTACCTCTATGCATTCTTGAGGAATAATTGTAGAGCTGGTGCTGCTAATATGAGTGTACCCCACATGAATATCATGCAAGTGGCGATGACATATATGGTCTGA
- the LOC133705266 gene encoding putative potassium transporter 12 isoform X3, with protein sequence MTLIHYYGICHAVMSAVSGLQGEISWFGTNAVVVVSIIILVGLFSIQQFGTGKVGFLFAPVLGLWFFSLGSIGIYNLVKHDSSVIKALNPAYIYFFFKKNSSAAWSALGGCVLCITGAEAMFADLGHFSVESIQIAFTCVVFPCLLLAYMGQASNLMKYPDSASRIFYDSIPESLFWPVFVIATLAAMIASQAMISATFSCVKQAMSLGCFPRLKIVHTSRKLMGQIYIPVINYFLMIMCIVVVSIFRRTTDIANAYGIAEVGVMIVSTTLVTLVMLLIWKTNLFLALCFPLVFGSVELVYLSAVLSKIKEGGWLPLVFATFFLCVMYTWNYGSVLKYQSEVREKISMDFMLELGSTLGTVRVPGIGLLYNELVQGIPSIFGQFLLSLPAIHSTIVFVCIKYVPVPVVPQEERFLFRRVCPKDYHIFQCVARYGYKDVRKVDHHVFEQLLVESLEKFLRREAQDLAMESNLNEHFDDSVSERSRDSGAAGGDGTEELRVPLMHDHRLEAPGTSIPEDTSSALPASVMSFDEDPGLEYELSALREAMDSGFTYLLAHGDVRAKKNSLFFKKLVINYLYAFLRNNCRAGAANMSVPHMNIMQVAMTYMV encoded by the exons ATGACACTAATTCACTATTATGGCATCTGCCATGCAGTGATGTCGGCCGTGAGCGGTCTGCAAGGTGAAATATCCTGGTTTGGTACAA ATGCTGTGGTTGTTGTCTCAATCATAATCCTTGTGGGGCTGTTCAGCATACAGCAGTTTGGAACAGGGAAGGTGGGTTTCCTGTTTGCTCCGGTACTTGGTCTGTGGTTCTTTTCTCTGGGTTCCATTGGGATTTACAATCTAGTGAAGCATGATAGCAGCGTCATCAAGGCACTCAATCCAgcttatatctattttttcttcaaaaagaaCAGTAGTGCTGCTTGGTCAGCTCTTGGTGGCTGCGTTCTGTGCATTACAG GAGCTGAAGCCATGTTCGCTGACTTGGGGCATTTTTCCGTAGAATCCATACAG ATTGCCTTTACTTGTGTAGTGTTTCCCTGTCTTCTCCTGGCTTACATGGGTCAGGCTTCAAATTTGATGAAATATCCCGATTCAGCAAGCAGAATATTCTACGATTCTATTCCAG AGAGCCTTTTCTGGCCAGTCTTTGTCATTGCCACCCTCGCTGCCATGATTGCCAGCCAAGCAATGATATCTGCTACATTTTCGTGTGTTAAGCAAGCAATGTCTCTTGGATGCTTCCCAAGGTTGAAGATAGTTCACACCTCAAGGAAGCTGATGGGCCAAATTTATATCCCTGtaatcaattattttctaatgataATGTGCATTGTTGTGGTTTCAATCTTCCGAAGAACAACAGATATTGCCAATGCATATG GCATAGCTGAAGTTGGTGTGATGATTGTGAGCACCACGCTGGTGACACTTGTGATGCTTCTAATTTGGAAGACCAACTTGTTCCTGGCTTTGTGTTTCCCGTTAGTGTTTGGGTCTGTAGAGCTCGTTTACTTGTCTGCAGTTTTATCAAAAATCAAAGAGGGAGGTTGGCTTCCGCTTGTTTTTGCTACGTTCTTTCTATGTGTGATGTACACTTGGAATTATGGGAGCGTGTTGAAGTACCAGAGTGAGGTGAGAGAGAAGATTTCCATGGATTTTATGCTTGAACTTGGCTCCACCCTTGGAACTGTAAGAGTTCCAGGAATCGGACTGCTGTACAATGAGCTTGTCCAAGGCATTCCCTCAATTTTTGGGCAGTTCCTGCTTAGCCTTCCAGCAATCCACTCTACTATAGTATTTGTTTGCATCAAGTATGTTCCTGTGCCAGTGGTCCCTCAAGAGGAAAGGTTTCTTTTCCGTAGAGTTTGTCCGAAGGACTACCATATATTCCAATGTGTTGCCCGATACGGTTACAAAGATGTCAGGAAGGTAGATCACCATGTGTTTGAGCAACTTTTAGTTGAAAGCCTTGAGAAGTTCTTGAGGAGAGAGGCTCAAGATCTTGCCATGGAGAGCAATTTGAACGAGCACTTTGATGATAGTGTTTCCGAGAGGTCAAGGGATTCTGGAGCTGCGGGTGGTGATGGGACAGAGGAACTTAGGGTTCCTTTAATGCATGATCATAGATTGGAAGCCCCGGGAACTTCTATTCCCGAAGACACTTCATCAGCATTGCCCGCAAGTGTAATGTCCTTCGATGAAGACCCAGGTCTGGAGTATGAGCTTTCAGCTCTTCGAGAAGCAATGGATTCGGGATTTACTTATTTATTGGCTCACGGGGATGTGAGGGCAAAGAAAAACTCCCTTTTCTTCAAGAAACTGGTTATTAACTACCTCTATGCATTCTTGAGGAATAATTGTAGAGCTGGTGCTGCTAATATGAGTGTACCCCACATGAATATCATGCAAGTGGCGATGACATATATGGTCTGA